A genomic stretch from Colwellia sp. Arc7-635 includes:
- a CDS encoding M1 family aminopeptidase → MLVKMFMFEWRYFIRQPSFYVTSLIFFLLTFFATISDNVQIGGGGNVLYNGPFSIAQTLVIMGLFSMFLVVNFVASTATRNDTTKMSELLYSKPINPISYQLGRFLGSFAMVATIFAFVPLGILMGTILGAMTGWVDTERLGDTNLTYYFTAYFYLALPTLFVLSCMFYAVAIRFRSMMAVYLVAVGFFILYTVAGQLFSDPEYRTIVALADPFAINTFSEVTRYWTMFDKNNTAVELSGLLLQNRIIWLVASIMIMAAFGGFTRKVKLTKDKANKKEKQAVEDYGDHILSNRVNFKSQGVKTAAHLLLRIKFEIKQVIFSAPFLVLGAFTVFALVAPLIDPREMFGTPNWPITQTMVQLIAESTGLLMMIVLAYYSAEVVWRERDSGMGDIIDSAPVNNITFWLSKIIAISLVLALLYVFGVSVTILNQLVRGYDNFEISQYIIRLGYVNLIPLMMTAVLAFFLQVVSPNKYVGMMLFVLYIISTIVLSNFGFNHNMFQFSGSPQVLYSDINKYGDFLGTHSWYMLYWLGMSIILSVLTYALWHRGPAQPLKARIKNIAYYLGNTGKVALLVGITLLVGAGSYIHYNTRVLNEFVIQDDLEDLRSDYEKAYAQYKNDEIPTIIKTHAKVDIFPSERRINATADITVINNSDQIITRFLVSQPRFSKDWQVNIDGGEIKELNDKYNTAWFEFNRPLQPGESRTGQLKAHRKHQGFTDGGNDFTLVENGTFINNYELFPTFGYREDWQITDRHERRKRDLEPIQRANKLEDSQFYNESFFGKGVAFIDFEATVSTSEDQFAIAPGYIQSETVENGRRIFHYKMNAPMVNFYSFMSARLEKKSEQYKGIDIEVYYHKDHHMNVDRMIESVRDSIDYFTAQFGPYQHKQMRIIEFPGYRSFAQSFANTVPYSENIGFITDLRDPENIDPVYYVTAHEVAHQWWGHQVGAANVQGSAIISESLSQYSALMVMEKKYGPEKIRKFLKYELDRYLRGRSVEIIEEMPLMRSENQQYIHYRKGSVVMMSLKDRMGEQRLNKALADFLTKFKYQSTPYPTTIDLMAFINQDNNDNEKAFVSSLFEHITLYDLKTSNVEATEREDGQFDIKITVEASLKRADGQGLETEEEFSDMIDIGLFNADPEDLSAENIVIYLDKHPIKTGENIINLVVKEIPKYVGVDPFVKLIDRDSADNIYRL, encoded by the coding sequence ATGTTAGTCAAAATGTTTATGTTCGAATGGCGTTACTTTATCCGCCAACCATCTTTTTATGTCACCAGTTTGATTTTTTTCTTGCTGACATTTTTTGCCACCATAAGTGACAACGTACAGATTGGTGGCGGTGGTAATGTGCTTTACAATGGACCATTTTCTATCGCACAAACCCTTGTCATCATGGGTCTTTTTTCAATGTTTCTCGTGGTTAATTTTGTCGCCAGTACCGCGACAAGAAATGACACGACGAAAATGTCTGAACTTCTTTACAGTAAACCTATAAACCCTATCAGCTATCAACTTGGTCGCTTTTTAGGATCATTTGCTATGGTGGCAACGATTTTTGCCTTTGTACCTTTAGGCATTCTAATGGGGACTATATTAGGCGCAATGACTGGTTGGGTAGATACTGAGCGTTTAGGCGATACAAATTTAACCTACTATTTCACGGCCTATTTTTATCTCGCTTTGCCGACACTATTCGTCTTATCTTGTATGTTTTATGCCGTAGCAATTCGCTTTAGAAGTATGATGGCTGTCTACCTTGTCGCCGTTGGTTTTTTTATTCTGTATACCGTTGCAGGACAATTATTCTCAGACCCTGAATATCGCACCATTGTTGCGCTAGCTGACCCATTTGCCATCAACACCTTTAGTGAGGTTACTCGCTATTGGACAATGTTTGATAAGAATAATACCGCCGTTGAACTTAGCGGACTATTGTTGCAAAACCGTATTATATGGTTAGTCGCAAGTATCATGATTATGGCCGCATTTGGCGGTTTTACTCGTAAGGTGAAATTGACCAAAGACAAAGCCAATAAAAAAGAAAAACAAGCGGTTGAAGATTACGGTGACCATATTCTAAGTAACAGAGTAAACTTTAAAAGTCAGGGAGTTAAAACCGCAGCCCATTTACTTTTAAGAATTAAATTCGAAATTAAACAAGTTATTTTTAGTGCGCCATTTCTTGTCTTGGGTGCGTTTACAGTCTTTGCATTAGTTGCGCCGTTAATTGACCCAAGAGAAATGTTCGGCACACCAAATTGGCCTATAACACAAACTATGGTTCAGTTAATTGCTGAGTCAACTGGCTTGTTAATGATGATAGTTTTAGCGTATTACAGTGCAGAGGTTGTATGGCGTGAGCGTGATTCAGGCATGGGCGACATTATTGATTCTGCCCCCGTTAATAACATAACGTTTTGGTTATCAAAAATTATAGCCATTAGTTTAGTGCTTGCTCTGCTCTATGTCTTTGGCGTTTCTGTTACGATCTTAAATCAGCTCGTACGCGGCTATGATAACTTTGAGATATCTCAATACATTATCCGACTCGGCTACGTTAATTTAATCCCATTAATGATGACAGCAGTACTTGCCTTCTTTTTACAGGTCGTTAGCCCTAATAAGTACGTTGGCATGATGCTATTTGTGCTTTATATCATTTCAACCATTGTATTAAGTAACTTCGGCTTTAATCACAACATGTTCCAGTTTTCTGGTTCACCACAGGTGCTTTATTCTGATATTAATAAATATGGTGACTTTCTTGGTACACACTCATGGTATATGTTGTATTGGTTAGGAATGTCGATCATTTTATCCGTATTAACTTATGCTTTATGGCATCGGGGCCCAGCTCAACCTTTAAAAGCACGTATCAAAAACATTGCTTATTATCTAGGTAACACTGGAAAAGTGGCTTTACTCGTCGGCATAACTTTACTTGTTGGTGCTGGTAGTTATATTCATTACAACACGCGTGTATTAAATGAATTCGTTATTCAAGACGATTTGGAAGATCTTCGTTCAGATTACGAAAAAGCCTATGCTCAGTATAAAAATGATGAAATCCCAACCATTATTAAAACCCATGCAAAAGTGGATATATTTCCAAGTGAACGTCGTATTAATGCAACGGCAGATATTACCGTGATCAATAATAGTGACCAAATAATCACTCGATTTCTAGTTTCTCAACCACGATTTTCTAAAGACTGGCAAGTCAACATTGATGGTGGTGAAATTAAGGAGTTGAATGACAAATACAACACTGCATGGTTCGAGTTTAATAGACCATTACAACCGGGAGAATCAAGAACAGGACAATTAAAAGCTCATAGAAAACACCAAGGTTTTACTGATGGTGGTAACGACTTCACCTTAGTTGAAAATGGTACTTTCATTAATAACTATGAACTATTTCCTACTTTTGGTTATCGTGAAGATTGGCAAATAACTGACCGACATGAACGGAGAAAGCGTGATTTAGAACCGATTCAACGGGCTAATAAACTAGAAGATTCACAGTTTTATAATGAAAGTTTCTTTGGCAAAGGTGTGGCATTTATTGATTTTGAAGCCACGGTTTCAACCAGTGAAGACCAATTCGCGATTGCGCCGGGTTATATTCAAAGTGAAACCGTAGAGAATGGTCGCCGTATATTTCATTATAAAATGAATGCACCGATGGTTAACTTTTATTCCTTCATGTCAGCGCGTTTAGAAAAGAAAAGCGAGCAGTACAAAGGCATAGATATTGAAGTGTATTATCACAAAGATCATCACATGAATGTCGATCGCATGATTGAGTCAGTTCGAGATTCTATCGATTACTTCACTGCACAATTTGGCCCTTATCAGCATAAACAAATGCGTATTATTGAGTTTCCTGGTTATCGCTCATTTGCACAAAGTTTTGCTAATACTGTGCCGTATTCTGAAAATATAGGTTTTATTACTGATTTACGAGATCCTGAAAATATTGATCCTGTTTATTATGTAACAGCCCATGAAGTTGCCCACCAATGGTGGGGTCATCAAGTAGGCGCTGCCAATGTGCAAGGTAGTGCTATTATTTCAGAAAGCTTATCGCAATATTCAGCCTTAATGGTGATGGAGAAAAAATACGGTCCAGAAAAAATTCGTAAATTCTTAAAATATGAATTAGACCGTTATCTTCGAGGACGCAGTGTCGAGATTATTGAAGAAATGCCACTAATGCGCAGTGAAAACCAACAATATATTCACTATCGCAAAGGTTCGGTTGTCATGATGTCACTAAAAGATAGAATGGGTGAGCAACGCTTAAATAAAGCATTGGCTGATTTTCTAACTAAATTTAAATATCAAAGCACGCCGTATCCAACCACAATCGACTTAATGGCCTTTATTAATCAAGATAATAACGACAACGAAAAAGCCTTTGTAAGCAGCTTATTTGAACATATAACGCTTTATGATCTTAAAACCTCTAATGTTGAGGCAACTGAAAGGGAAGATGGTCAATTTGATATAAAAATCACTGTTGAGGCTTCACTTAAACGAGCTGATGGACAAGGTCTAGAAACCGAAGAAGAGTTTTCTGATATGATTGATATTGGCTTATTTAACGCAGATCCCGAAGATTTATCTGCTGAAAATATTGTTATCTATTTAGATAAACATCCAATTAAAACCGGTGAGAATATTATTAATTTAGTGGTTAAGGAAATACCTAAATATGTCGGGGTTGACCCTTTTGTAAAACTCATTGATAGAGACAGCGCTGATAATATTTATCGTCTATAA
- a CDS encoding UDP-2,3-diacylglucosamine diphosphatase, with protein sequence MSETSKTVDKSALTYFIADLHLAQNRPDITACFLSFLKSDAPKAQALYILGDLFEYWVGDDDDSPFIVEISQALKSLSTLGCKIYFIHGNRDFLLGKRFAKQSGMELLPEITLIDLYGKPVVIMHGDTLCTRDVGYQAFRKKSRSWWWQTMIKSLPLFVRRKIANNYRNQSATATAMKSQDIMDVTESEVIHCLEQHQSQILIHGHTHRPAVHDIKASNKKAQRIVLGDWYDQGAWLKVTPDTMELMNSPFEPSKL encoded by the coding sequence ATGAGTGAAACCTCTAAAACGGTAGATAAATCAGCATTAACTTATTTTATTGCTGATTTACATCTCGCACAAAACAGGCCCGATATTACGGCCTGTTTTTTGTCTTTTTTAAAAAGTGATGCCCCAAAAGCACAAGCCTTATATATTTTAGGTGATTTGTTTGAATATTGGGTTGGTGATGACGACGACAGTCCTTTTATTGTCGAAATATCCCAAGCACTAAAAAGCTTGTCAACGCTAGGTTGTAAAATTTACTTCATTCATGGCAACCGTGACTTCTTACTCGGTAAACGCTTTGCTAAGCAATCAGGCATGGAACTACTACCTGAAATAACCTTAATAGATTTATACGGCAAACCCGTAGTGATTATGCACGGCGATACGTTATGTACTCGTGATGTTGGTTATCAAGCTTTTCGTAAAAAATCACGCAGTTGGTGGTGGCAAACAATGATAAAAAGCTTACCGCTATTTGTTCGACGTAAAATTGCAAATAACTATCGTAACCAAAGTGCGACAGCTACCGCGATGAAATCACAAGATATTATGGACGTTACTGAAAGTGAAGTTATTCACTGTTTAGAGCAACATCAGAGCCAAATTTTAATCCATGGCCATACTCATCGCCCGGCAGTACACGATATAAAAGCCAGTAACAAAAAAGCACAACGAATTGTATTAGGTGATTGGTACGACCAAGGTGCTTGGCTGAAAGTAACCCCCGATACTATGGAATTAATGAATAGCCCATTTGAGCCGAGCAAGCTTTAA
- a CDS encoding DUF885 domain-containing protein, whose product MRTMIALVGAVACLSACQPNSSSQTATQEPTAVEATKTVVESKANESKRLNEWFAVKYEEQLQSSPIMLTFLGRKEKYDQMNDMSEAFEQEQLAWQAASVAELSTNFDYNNLTSEAKISYDIWLYQYEQAKAGAKFNNNNYIFTQFNGIQAFAAQFLINFHQVDELSDMQAYVKRIAGVSTAIDQLLVRAKENAAFGTRPPKFAYEGVIEQSGNLITGKPFSTAVDAQDSPLWMDIQRKITGLVEVKKITTEQAKSLESDAKKQLLEAFLPSYQALIAWFESDIINTKSNPTGVATQKNGQAFYNHMINASTTTELSADEIHAIGVKEVARITNEMIAIKERVGFEGDLPAFFNFIKTDEQFFYPNTDEGRQGYITDTETYLGFINEQLPKYFGLLPKADLVVKRVEAFREQDGAAQHYSSGTPDGSRPGVYYAHLSDMTAMPKNEMEGVAYHEGNPGHHMQISIAQELTSVPQFRTQANFTAYSEGWGLYAEQLAKEMGAYQDDYSDFGRLVNEMWRAVRLVVDTGLHVQGWTEEQAIAYFKEKTPIAEEAIVSEVRRYLVLPGQATSYKIGMLKILELRESAKKALGERFDIRGFHDTVLGGGAMPLAILERRVNDWVSSQTLN is encoded by the coding sequence ATGCGCACTATGATTGCATTGGTTGGAGCGGTAGCTTGTTTATCTGCTTGCCAACCTAACAGTTCATCACAAACAGCCACGCAAGAGCCGACAGCTGTCGAAGCCACTAAAACTGTTGTGGAAAGTAAAGCTAATGAATCGAAACGATTGAATGAATGGTTTGCGGTTAAGTATGAAGAGCAATTGCAAAGCAGTCCGATTATGCTGACATTTTTAGGTCGTAAAGAGAAATATGACCAAATGAATGATATGAGCGAAGCTTTTGAGCAAGAGCAATTAGCATGGCAAGCGGCCAGCGTTGCTGAGCTGAGCACTAATTTTGATTATAACAATTTAACTTCAGAAGCTAAAATTTCATACGATATTTGGCTATATCAATATGAACAAGCAAAAGCAGGCGCCAAGTTTAATAACAATAATTATATTTTCACTCAATTTAATGGTATTCAAGCTTTTGCTGCACAGTTTTTAATTAACTTTCATCAAGTTGATGAGCTCAGTGATATGCAAGCCTATGTTAAACGTATTGCTGGTGTTAGTACGGCTATTGATCAATTACTGGTACGAGCAAAAGAAAATGCTGCTTTTGGCACGCGTCCGCCTAAATTTGCTTACGAAGGCGTTATTGAACAATCGGGTAATTTAATTACAGGTAAGCCATTTTCGACTGCAGTAGATGCTCAAGACTCACCACTGTGGATGGACATTCAACGAAAAATCACCGGTTTAGTTGAGGTTAAAAAAATTACTACAGAACAGGCTAAGTCTTTAGAGTCTGACGCCAAAAAACAATTACTTGAAGCATTTTTACCAAGCTATCAAGCATTAATTGCTTGGTTTGAAAGTGACATTATTAATACCAAAAGTAATCCTACTGGCGTTGCGACACAAAAGAATGGCCAAGCGTTTTATAATCATATGATTAACGCATCAACAACCACTGAATTGTCTGCAGACGAAATACATGCCATTGGTGTTAAAGAAGTTGCGCGTATTACTAATGAGATGATCGCGATTAAAGAGCGTGTTGGTTTTGAAGGTGATTTACCGGCATTTTTTAATTTTATCAAAACCGATGAGCAATTTTTCTACCCGAATACTGATGAAGGTCGCCAAGGTTATATTACGGATACAGAAACCTACTTAGGTTTTATAAATGAGCAATTACCTAAATACTTTGGCCTTTTACCTAAGGCTGACTTAGTTGTTAAGCGTGTTGAAGCCTTTAGAGAGCAAGATGGTGCCGCACAACATTATAGTTCTGGTACTCCAGATGGTAGCCGTCCTGGGGTTTATTACGCACATTTATCTGATATGACCGCGATGCCGAAAAATGAAATGGAAGGTGTTGCCTACCATGAAGGTAACCCTGGGCATCATATGCAAATATCTATTGCTCAAGAGCTAACCTCAGTACCGCAATTTCGTACACAAGCAAACTTTACCGCTTACAGTGAAGGTTGGGGATTATATGCTGAACAATTAGCGAAAGAGATGGGCGCTTACCAAGATGACTACTCTGACTTTGGTCGTTTAGTTAATGAAATGTGGCGTGCAGTTCGCTTAGTTGTTGATACCGGCTTACATGTACAAGGTTGGACTGAAGAACAAGCTATTGCTTATTTTAAAGAGAAAACACCTATTGCCGAGGAAGCGATTGTTTCTGAAGTACGTCGATATTTAGTATTACCTGGGCAAGCGACTTCATACAAAATTGGTATGTTAAAAATTCTTGAGTTGAGAGAAAGTGCTAAAAAAGCTTTAGGAGAGCGCTTTGATATTCGCGGTTTCCACGATACCGTACTTGGCGGTGGCGCTATGCCATTGGCTATTTTAGAGCGCAGAGTTAACGACTGGGTTAGTAGTCAAACGCTGAACTGA
- the miaE gene encoding tRNA isopentenyl-2-thiomethyl-A-37 hydroxylase MiaE, whose amino-acid sequence MSTEKLLAPINLFLKCETPDEWVKEAIKPENLDIILIDHLICELKAAQSAMFLIRKYVVDKKSGDALLAWLQPFETLIYKREGDWRTLGAKNKLTKSVIPKADSPYGQSLIDKMVLLIKEELHHFYQVLEIMDEYGVEYRSITPCRYAKGMLRHVKTFEPDALIDKLIVGAYIEARSCERFAKLAPHVDKRLGDFYISLLRSEARHYQDYLTLAKEIAGPEQSAKVDSRIAFFAEVEAELITSPDNDFKFHSGLPTL is encoded by the coding sequence ATGTCGACCGAAAAACTATTAGCCCCAATAAATTTATTTCTTAAATGCGAAACGCCTGACGAGTGGGTTAAAGAAGCTATTAAGCCAGAAAATTTAGATATTATTCTCATCGATCACCTCATTTGTGAGCTAAAAGCTGCGCAATCAGCGATGTTCTTGATTCGAAAATACGTTGTTGATAAAAAAAGTGGTGATGCACTTTTAGCTTGGTTGCAACCCTTTGAAACGCTTATTTATAAACGAGAGGGTGATTGGCGTACATTGGGGGCTAAGAATAAGCTAACGAAATCAGTGATCCCAAAAGCTGACTCTCCTTACGGACAAAGCCTGATTGATAAAATGGTTTTATTGATAAAAGAAGAGTTACATCACTTCTATCAAGTATTAGAAATTATGGATGAATACGGTGTCGAGTATCGCAGTATCACGCCATGTCGTTATGCTAAAGGGATGTTAAGGCATGTTAAAACCTTTGAACCTGATGCACTTATCGATAAACTTATTGTTGGCGCCTATATTGAAGCGAGATCTTGTGAGCGTTTTGCAAAGCTGGCACCTCATGTTGATAAACGCTTAGGTGATTTCTATATTTCATTATTACGCTCTGAAGCACGACATTATCAAGACTACTTAACGTTAGCGAAAGAAATCGCTGGACCAGAGCAAAGCGCTAAGGTTGATAGTCGAATTGCCTTTTTTGCTGAGGTAGAAGCGGAATTAATTACCAGCCCAGACAATGACTTTAAATTTCATAGTGGTTTGCCAACACTATAA
- a CDS encoding ABC transporter ATP-binding protein, which produces MLKIKELSKTYDNGVHALNNVSLDIPKGMYGLLGPNGAGKSSLMRTISTLQGADSGSITFDGIDVLADPQSLRQRLGYLPQDFGVYPRISAYDLLDHMAILKGISNKAERKEAVDGLLAHTNLYQHKKKAVSGFSGGMRQRFGIAQALLGDPDLLVVDEPTAGLDPEERNRFHNLLVSLGEEKVIILSTHIVDDVSELCPNMAVLASGQILLEGNPIELTEKLNGQIWRKTMSQQEAIEVEKSMSVISKRLFAGQTIIHVMAEQAPSGFETTPANLEDVYFSTLHSHRNAT; this is translated from the coding sequence ATGTTAAAAATTAAAGAATTATCGAAAACTTATGATAATGGTGTGCATGCACTTAACAATGTATCTTTAGATATTCCCAAAGGAATGTATGGATTGCTAGGTCCCAATGGAGCAGGTAAATCTTCATTAATGCGAACTATCTCAACACTGCAAGGTGCAGACAGTGGTTCAATCACATTTGATGGTATTGATGTACTCGCCGATCCACAAAGTTTGCGTCAACGCTTAGGCTACTTACCACAAGACTTTGGTGTTTATCCACGTATTAGTGCCTACGACTTACTTGATCATATGGCGATATTGAAAGGCATTAGCAATAAAGCTGAACGTAAAGAAGCTGTAGACGGCTTGTTAGCACATACAAACTTATATCAGCATAAAAAAAAGGCAGTTAGTGGTTTTTCAGGAGGTATGAGGCAACGCTTTGGTATTGCCCAAGCCCTGCTAGGTGATCCTGACTTATTAGTGGTTGATGAACCCACTGCAGGTTTAGACCCTGAGGAACGCAATAGATTTCACAATTTATTAGTTAGTTTAGGTGAAGAAAAAGTCATTATCCTTTCTACCCATATTGTTGATGATGTTTCTGAATTATGCCCCAACATGGCGGTATTAGCATCAGGTCAAATATTGCTTGAAGGCAATCCAATTGAGTTAACAGAAAAACTTAATGGGCAAATTTGGCGTAAAACCATGAGTCAGCAAGAGGCCATTGAAGTTGAAAAATCGATGTCTGTCATTTCAAAACGTTTATTCGCAGGACAAACGATTATTCACGTGATGGCTGAACAAGCACCGTCAGGCTTTGAAACAACACCGGCAAATCTAGAAGACGTTTATTTCTCTACGCTTCACTCTCATCGTAACGCCACATAA